In Ureibacillus thermophilus, the genomic stretch GTGGAGATTTACATGCTCGCCGTCAAGCAGCAGCATTCATCCGTCGTGAAGTAGTAACTACAACTGATGAAGATGGCAATGAAACAACAAAATTTGCGCTTCAAAAATTATTTGATGATATCGCACCACGTTATGCTGATCGCCAAGGTGGCTACACACGCATCTTAAAAGTAGGTCCTCGTCGTGGCGATGGAGCACCTGTTGTAATCATCGAGTTAGTTTAATTTGAAGGGGGTGCCCGGGCCTTTTCCGGCTTGATCGCCCCTTTTTTTACAAATGAATGATTTATACGACAATTACAAAGCACTTGAGCGTTACGATGATCGAATATTAATTCGTATCGTCTAGCTCTCCGCACCTCATTCATCCGATGGCGGAACGAAAGAGACCGTTTAATCGTTTATTAAATGTTAGCGCATTTCTCCTGAATGAGGTGCGCGCTTTTTTATTCATGTCAAACTATTTATAAAAATAAAATACGTTTTAACTTTTTGAAAAAATTAAACGTATTTTATTTTTATATATAGTGGGTTTTCTTGGATTAGTAGAGCCTAGGGGAGGGGAGCGAAGAAGTGACCGAAATATTATCGTTTAATAATGTATCTTTTTCTTATACACCAGATAAACCGGATGCCCGCAAAGCCGTTGAAAACGTCTCATTTACAGTGAATGAAGGAGAATGGATTGCCATTGTTGGCCATAATGGTTCAGGCAAATCCACAATGGTAAAAATGATTTGCGGTCTCCTTTTCCCGCAAGAAGGAGAAATTCGTGTCTTGCGCAATGTATTAACAGAAGAAAACCTTTGGGAGATTCGCTCAAAAATCGGAATGGTGTTTCAAAATCCGGATAACCAATTTGTAGGGGCTACCGTGCAAGATGACGTAGCCTTCGCATTAGAAAATAACGGGATTCCCTATGAAGAAATGGTGGAAAGGGTTTCCTCTTCACTGAAAAAAGTTAAAATGTATGAGTTTTTAAATCATGAGCCTCACCATTTATCCGGCGGTCAAAAGCAGCGGGTAGCCATTGCCGGCGCCCTTGCAATGCAACCGAAATTATTGAT encodes the following:
- the rplQ gene encoding 50S ribosomal protein L17, with protein sequence MGYRKLGRTSSQRKALLRDLATDLIINERIETTEARAKELRSVVEKMITLGKRGDLHARRQAAAFIRREVVTTTDEDGNETTKFALQKLFDDIAPRYADRQGGYTRILKVGPRRGDGAPVVIIELV
- a CDS encoding energy-coupling factor ABC transporter ATP-binding protein, producing the protein MTEILSFNNVSFSYTPDKPDARKAVENVSFTVNEGEWIAIVGHNGSGKSTMVKMICGLLFPQEGEIRVLRNVLTEENLWEIRSKIGMVFQNPDNQFVGATVQDDVAFALENNGIPYEEMVERVSSSLKKVKMYEFLNHEPHHLSGGQKQRVAIAGALAMQPKLLILDEATSMLDPQGREEVLHTVLDLRKQIGLTVLSITHDVEEALLADRIIFMNQGKKYAEGTPEEIFSLGDKIIEFGLELPFAMRMTTLLQAKGVPLTGKNLTEEELVNDLWTSNFNK